The Nicotiana tabacum cultivar K326 chromosome 14, ASM71507v2, whole genome shotgun sequence genome contains a region encoding:
- the LOC107797942 gene encoding uncharacterized protein LOC107797942, which produces MASESHLPIIEPEDSPISAIPQSEPAAAEENRRLRVCMLEMWDAWSNGKEPPSIIPGFPELLPRTSGTSNVPIPVTNPFIPFGYPTISANFTGMPSEVRPQAPFSEAPSTLFTAPPVSTTAQPTVPKSCFEPSAFTFQVPQFQLDNAHVTPNSYPQHPQFESPMEQERALRNPKQEEMVRKIKSLEQTLKNMQDLSGQNSVSYSDLCMFPPVHLPVGFKMPKFKKYDWHGDPIAHLKRYCNQLKGEGGKEEFLMAYFGGELDGNCVRMKKIAESFREYAIKWREQVARVKPPMDETEMVNVFLQAQEADYFQNMMSVMGKPFAEAIKIGEMVGNGLKTGRIISQSALRATSQAIQNGSGGLANRKKREEGAMMASVQMGLLQLVPPNWQNPKSASYRPGTRCAYHSGAEGHDTEDCWTLKRAVENLIEQKRVVLRDEEVHNVTNNPLPAHNNGPVIGMICDDKEFYPALKVIIAIADSEARPKAAAKQARNEKKITPTPQVAEKAVETNTGAAPAKDAILYVPRAPRKEQLILNTPKIFEQRKVTLNVPKLYVPKGTYVARGPIILPRLTEPVVISRAPQSPMRGPTAVPWNYSKTMVTYKGKEIMGEVNEMNQPRNYHNLEEQKMLKLSKDKWFPPKKPVCAEEAEEFFRKMKTSKYAIIDQLRNTPSQVSFLSLFFSSNEHQKVLLKTLNEAYVPVENSVEQLE; this is translated from the exons ATGGCCTCCGAAAGTCATCTACCAATTATTGAGCCTGAGGATAGTCCGATATCGGCTATTCCACAGTCAGAGCCCGCAGCCGCCGAAGAAAATAGGAGGTTGCGCGTCTGCATGTTAGAAATGTGGGACGCTTGGTCTAATGGCAAAGAACCGCCCAGTATAATCCCCGGATTTCCTGAACTGCTTCCTAGGACGAGTGGAACCTCCAATGTCCCCATCCCCGTAACTAACCCATTTATCCCGTTTGGGTACCCCACTATATCGGCCAATTTCACCGGTAtgccttctgaggttcgcccccaggcaccGTTTTCAGAGGCACCTTCTACATTATTCACCGCACCACCAGTCTCTACTACGGCACAGCCAACAGTTCCCAAGTCATGCTTCGAGCCTTCAGCTTTCACTTTTCAAGTCCCGCAATTTCAACTAGACAATGCTCATGTTACCCCAAACTCTTACCCTCAGCACCCGCAGTTTGAGTCTCCTATGGAACAGGAAAGAGCTTTGAGAAACCCCAAGCAAGAAGAGATGGTTCGGAAGATAAAAAGCCTCGAACAAACTCTGAAGAACATGCAAGACCTGAGTGGCCAAAATAGTGTCTCATACTCCGATCTGTGCATGTTTCCTCCTGTTCATTTGCCCGTtggctttaaaatgccaaaattcaAAAAGTACGACTGGCACGGAGACCCGATCGCTCATTTGAAAAGATATTGCAATCAGCTGAAAGGGgaaggtggaaaagaagaattttTGATGGCCTATTTCGGGGGAGAGCTTGACGGGAATTGCGTCAGAATG aagaaaatCGCGGAAAGCTTCCGTGAATATGCTATCAAGTGGCGTGAGCAAGTAGCCAGAGTGAAACCGCCTATGGATGAGACAGAAATGGTCAATGTTTTCTTACAGGCCCAAGAGgccgattactttcagaacatgatgtctgtcATGGGCAAACCTTTTGCAGAGGCCATAAAAATCGGAGAAATGGTAGGAAATGGCCTGAAAACTGGCCGAATCATAAGTCAATCTGCTTTGAGAGCCACCTCCCAAGCCATCCAGAACGGCTCGGGAGGTTTAGCAAATCGAAAGAAGAGGGAagaaggagccatgatggcttcag TCCAGATGGGTCTATTGCAACTTGTGCCTCCAAATTGGCAAAATCCAAAATCTGCATCATACCGGCCCGGTACCAGGTGTGCCTATCATTCGGGGGCAGAGGGGCATGATACGGAGGATTGTTGGACTCTCAAGAGGGCCGTTGAGAATTTGATAGAACAAAAACGAGTGGTGCTGAGAGACGAGGAAGTCCacaatgtgactaacaatccattaccggcCCACAATAATGGGCCGgtcattggaatgatttgtgatgataAAGAGTTTTATCCAGCTTTGAAAGTTATCATCGCCATTGCTGATTCAGAGGCAAGACCTAAAGCGGCGGCGAAACAAGCCAGAAATGAGAAGAAAATCACTCCAACTCCTCAAGTTGCAGAAAAGGCTGTGGAAACAAATACTGGGGCAGCACCTGCTAAGGACGCAATTCTCTATGTTCCTAGAGCCCCAAGGAAAGAACAACTCATATTGAacactcccaaaatatttgagcAGAGGAAAGTCACGTTAAATGTGCCGAAGTTGTATGTGCCAAAAGGGACTTATGTGGCGCGGGGGCCGATAATTTTACCAAGGCTgactgagcccgtggttattaGTCGTGCACCACAGAGCCCTATGAGAGGCCCCACTGCAGTCCCCTGGAATTATAGCAAAACAATGGTTACTTATAAGGGGAAAGAGATTATGGGAGAGGTGAACGAAATGAACCAACCTAGGAATTACCACAACCTAGAAGAGCAAAAGATGTTAAAACTGAGCAAGGATAAATGGTTTCCGCCTAAGAAGCCTGTGTGCGCTGAGGAAGCAGAAGAGTTTTTCCGAAAAATGAAAACTTCGAAATATGCAATAATTGACCAGCTCAGGAATACTCCTTCCCAGGTTTCatttttatctctattttttaGCTCAAATGAACATCAGAAGGTACTCCTGAAGACATTGAATGAGGCATATGTCCCGGTTGAAAattcagttgaacaactggagtGA
- the LOC142168887 gene encoding uncharacterized protein LOC142168887, with translation MAERFFEVNKICFSRDDLPQEGAAHNKSLHLTVKCEGYYMKRVMLDGGFGVDICSLSMLQRMKIGTERIRPNNVCVRAFDGVKRDTIGEIDLILTIGPVDFEVTFQHLDMDTSYNFLLGRPWIHAARAVPSTLHQMVKFEH, from the coding sequence ATGGCTGAACGATTCTTCGAAGTTAATAAGATTTGCTTCAGCCGTGATGATTTGCCCCAAGAGGGAGCCGCCCACAACAAATCCCTTCACTTGACTGTCAAATGCGAAGGTTATTATATGAAGAGAGTCATGCTAGATGGCGGGTTTGGGGTCGACATTTGCTCTCTCTCAATGCTCCAGAGGATGAAAATTGGAACAGAAAGAATTCGGCCAAACAATGTCTGTGTGCGCGCTTTTGATGGTGTCAAGCGAGACACAATAGGGgaaattgatttgattttgaccaTTGGCCCTGTGGATTTCGAAGTAACTTTCCAGCATCTGGACATGGATACTTCATATAATTTTCTCCTaggaagaccatggattcatgctgcaagAGCTGTGCCCTCCACTCttcatcaaatggtcaaatttgaacaTTAA